In Telopea speciosissima isolate NSW1024214 ecotype Mountain lineage chromosome 10, Tspe_v1, whole genome shotgun sequence, the DNA window ttttgattgctcagttctttaagttaaatgtaaaaagggatttttaaaataatttaagtgtcattttaaaaaactattttcaaatATATGTGTGAAACAATAGggtttttaccctcattgaagaagaagtgtttTATACTAGgagggtaaaaaaataaaattacaaacaCCGACTGATCTAGCTAGGGTTATTATTAATCTCTTTCCTAATTGTTGGAGGTCCGAAATACGGACCTTTATCTATTCCACTTCCCCAAGTTTCTGTAATAGAGGAGGGTAAaaatgactaccctacccctgcccgaacacactaccctgGTGGGGTCCTTCCCCCCTCtcttctattagaggaacttggagaaatggagcagataaaaacaCCCGAAATACCTCCACTATTCCTTGGCACCCATCTAAACCAATGATGGCCATCGGTATGTGAAAGAATTCCTCCTTCACCGTGGCTTGagaaaatatattattatataagaGGTCATGACATATTCatgttttgttccttgttaCATACTTGTATGGAGGCTGAAAATTCACTATtaatttgtggttttttttttttttttttttttttcgaaaaaaAGAGACGGGAATGGAGAAAGATACCATAAAAGGATACGCACGTTGTGTTAGCCAAAAAGAGGGAAATGCAAACTATGAGGGCAAGTTGGTGGTTCCTGCAAATTTTGGCGAAGTGGGTGCAGTGCTTGTGGAGAATGAACACCCCACGGAGCTCTTCATCAAGACCATTGTCCTCAATGGATCTCTCACTGGTACTCTCAACATCACCTGCAACTCTTGGGTCCATTCTAAGTCAGAGAACCCACAAAAGAGGGTCTTCTTCACCAACAaggtctctctctgtctctctctctcactcaaaAATGGGTACAATTTGAAGTAATAATAAGAACACATTATCATAGACATAGTCCATTAAACTCATGTCATGTTTGGTACTAGTCCTACTTGCCATCACAAACACCAAGTGGCCTGAGGGGGCTGAGAGAGAAGGAGCTTGAGAACCTTCGTGGCGATGGAAAGGGAGAACGAAAGGCGTTCGAGAGGATCTATGATTACGACAAGTATAATGACCTTGGAGACCCAGACAGCAGTGATGAACTAGCAAGACCAGTCCTAGGTGGTGAGGAACACCCTTATCCAAGGCGTTGTAGAACAGGCCGTGATCCTTGCGACAAAGGTAAGATAttgatcaccatcaccaccatttCTGCTTCCCTATCATGTACACATTCTTTAAATTTGAATGTTGTAGATCCATTGTCGGAGAAAAGAAGCCTCAGCATATACGTACCAAGGGACGAGGAATTCTCTGATGTCAAGACACTAACATTCTATTGTGAGACAATAAGTGCTGCATTGGATGCTTTGCTCCCTCAGATCAGAGCTACTCTCACAGACAGCAATCTTGgatttccttccttcctcgccATTGATTCCCTCTTCATTCAAGGGATGGAGTTACCCCAAGTTGAAAATCAAGGGTTATTGAAGAAACTATCTTCTGGGCTTGCCAAGGCTATAAAACATGGAGATACGATCCTGCGCTTTAAGATCCCTAAACTGTATGAAAGTAAGAACTaagaatctctctttctctctctctctctctctctctctctctaagcgATCATTTACCTTGCAGGAGACCACTTTTCTTGGTTAAGAGAGGAGGAATTTGCTCGTCAAACACTTGCTGGTGTCAACCCCTATAGCATTCAGCTAGTCACAGTATGATAAATGAATATCACCTACATATGACATGAGAGTTTAAGAGATACATAAACATCAAAGATCAAAGCTTGTCATCTTACGATTAATAACACAATTTTGCAGGAATGGCCATTGAAGAGTGAGCTCGATCCTAAGATCTATGGCCCACTGGAGTCGGCAATTACGACTGCAATTGTTGAGCAAGGAATTGGACATCAAATGACCATCAATGAGGTAGCACAAATGCAATAGAATAGGAGATTGGTTTAGCATCTACTAATTTCTAATTTATGTTTGCAGGCCATAAATGGAAAGAAACTGTTCATGTTAGATTATCATGATTTGCTATTACCTTGTGTGAAGAAAGTAAGAGATATAGAAGGCACGACACTATATGGGTCTCGCACACTATTCTTTCTCAACCCTGATGGCACACTAAAACCCCTTGCTATCGAGCTCACTCGACCACCCATAGATGACAAGCCACAGTGGAAACAAGTGTTTTTACCTAGTACTGATACCATTGATAGTTGGTTATGGAGACTAGCCAAATCTCATGTGTGTGCTCATGAATCAGGTTATCATGAGCTTGTCAGCCACTGGTAAAACCTTCAATGCCCAACAAAGGTTTATCCTTTGGGACTTTAATTTGGCATTGTGGAATTAATCTAGCAAACTTTGATGTTgctctatttcttttatgtaGGCTGAGGACTCATTGTTGTACAGAGCCATACATAATTGCAGCTAATCGGCAACTAAGTGCAATGCATCCAATCTACAGATTTTTGCATCCTCATTTTCGATACACAATGAAGATCAATTCTCTTGCTCGGTTGGCCCTCATCAATGGAAATGGGATAATTGAGAGTTCCTTCTCACTACGCAAGTATTCAATGGAGCTTAGTTCTGTTGCTTATGACAAATTCTGGCGTTTTGACATGGAGGGTCTACCAGCAGACCTCATTAGGAGGTAATGCATTTATGGTATAAAATGTTGATATCAAGGTAAATATAGTAATAGGACACTACAGTGAAATTTTTAAGTATAACATCGTAGTGTCGTAACTAAGTCATGAATTCTATGGATTATTGATATAGATTCCAAACGCACAATTAAGAGCTCTAATGGGCAATATCAGAAACAGAGAAACTGTTTCAAGTAGAGCTACAATGGAATCCTTAAAGTCACTCAG includes these proteins:
- the LOC122641650 gene encoding linoleate 13S-lipoxygenase 2-1, chloroplastic-like isoform X3, coding for MANNAAEAENSITITAVVTTKVPLSLSNVEDILGRTFHLELASAQLDPKTGMEKDTIKGYARCVSQKEGNANYEGKLVVPANFGEVGAVLVENEHPTELFIKTIVLNGSLTGTLNITCNSWVHSKSSYLPSQTPSGLRGLREKELENLRGDGKGERKAFERIYDYDKYNDLGDPDSSDELARPVLGGEEHPYPRRCRTGRDPCDKDPLSEKRSLSIYVPRDEEFSDVKTLTFYCETISAALDALLPQIRATLTDSNLGFPSFLAIDSLFIQGMELPQVENQGLLKKLSSGLAKAIKHGDTILRFKIPKLYERDHFSWLREEEFARQTLAGVNPYSIQLVTEWPLKSELDPKIYGPLESAITTAIVEQGIGHQMTINEAINGKKLFMLDYHDLLLPCVKKVRDIEGTTLYGSRTLFFLNPDGTLKPLAIELTRPPIDDKPQWKQVFLPSTDTIDSWLWRLAKSHVCAHESGYHELVSHWLRTHCCTEPYIIAANRQLSAMHPIYRFLHPHFRYTMKINSLARLALINGNGIIESSFSLRKYSMELSSVAYDKFWRFDMEGLPADLIRRGMAVKDQTAEHGVKLTIKDYPFADDGLLIWTATKQWVSDYVNHYYPDASLVESDQELQAWWTEVRTQGHGDKKDEPWWPVLETQENLIEILTTIIWVASCHHSAVNFGQYAYGGYFPNRPTIARTNMPTEDPSEQDLKKFMEKPTLALLQSFPSQIQATTVMTVLDVLSTHSIDEEYLGGKIEATWADNPVTKDAFEKFNERLKEIEAIIDARNTDLKLKNRTGAGIVPYQLLKPFSDSGLTGMGIPNSISI
- the LOC122641650 gene encoding linoleate 13S-lipoxygenase 2-1, chloroplastic-like isoform X2 yields the protein MANNAAEAENSITITAVVTTKVPLSLSNVEDILGRTFHLELASAQLDPKTGMEKDTIKGYARCVSQKEGNANYEGKLVVPANFGEVGAVLVENEHPTELFIKTIVLNGSLTGTLNITCNSWVHSKSENPQKRVFFTNKSYLPSQTPSGLRGLREKELENLRGDGKGERKAFERIYDYDKYNDLGDPDSSDELARPVLGGEEHPYPRRCRTGRDPCDKDPLSEKRSLSIYVPRDEEFSDVKTLTFYCETISAALDALLPQIRATLTDSNLGFPSFLAIDSLFIQGMELPQVENQGLLKKLSSGLAKAIKHGDTILRFKIPKLLAGDHFSWLREEEFARQTLAGVNPYSIQLVTEWPLKSELDPKIYGPLESAITTAIVEQGIGHQMTINEAINGKKLFMLDYHDLLLPCVKKVRDIEGTTLYGSRTLFFLNPDGTLKPLAIELTRPPIDDKPQWKQVFLPSTDTIDSWLWRLAKSHVCAHESGYHELVSHWLRTHCCTEPYIIAANRQLSAMHPIYRFLHPHFRYTMKINSLARLALINGNGIIESSFSLRKYSMELSSVAYDKFWRFDMEGLPADLIRRGMAVKDQTAEHGVKLTIKDYPFADDGLLIWTATKQWVSDYVNHYYPDASLVESDQELQAWWTEVRTQGHGDKKDEPWWPVLETQENLIEILTTIIWVASCHHSAVNFGQYAYGGYFPNRPTIARTNMPTEDPSEQDLKKFMEKPTLALLQSFPSQIQATTVMTVLDVLSTHSIDEEYLGGKIEATWADNPVTKDAFEKFNERLKEIEAIIDARNTDLKLKNRTGAGIVPYQLLKPFSDSGLTGMGIPNSISI
- the LOC122641650 gene encoding linoleate 13S-lipoxygenase 2-1, chloroplastic-like isoform X1, producing the protein MANNAAEAENSITITAVVTTKVPLSLSNVEDILGRTFHLELASAQLDPKTGMEKDTIKGYARCVSQKEGNANYEGKLVVPANFGEVGAVLVENEHPTELFIKTIVLNGSLTGTLNITCNSWVHSKSENPQKRVFFTNKSYLPSQTPSGLRGLREKELENLRGDGKGERKAFERIYDYDKYNDLGDPDSSDELARPVLGGEEHPYPRRCRTGRDPCDKDPLSEKRSLSIYVPRDEEFSDVKTLTFYCETISAALDALLPQIRATLTDSNLGFPSFLAIDSLFIQGMELPQVENQGLLKKLSSGLAKAIKHGDTILRFKIPKLYERDHFSWLREEEFARQTLAGVNPYSIQLVTEWPLKSELDPKIYGPLESAITTAIVEQGIGHQMTINEAINGKKLFMLDYHDLLLPCVKKVRDIEGTTLYGSRTLFFLNPDGTLKPLAIELTRPPIDDKPQWKQVFLPSTDTIDSWLWRLAKSHVCAHESGYHELVSHWLRTHCCTEPYIIAANRQLSAMHPIYRFLHPHFRYTMKINSLARLALINGNGIIESSFSLRKYSMELSSVAYDKFWRFDMEGLPADLINRGMAVKDQTAEHGVKLTIKDYPFADDGLLIWTATKQWVSDYVNHYYPDASLVESDQELQAWWTEVRTQGHGDKKDEPWWPVLETQENLIEILTTIIWVASCHHSAVNFGQYAYGGYFPNRPTIARTNMPTEDPSEQDLKKFMEKPTLALLQSFPSQIQATTVMTVLDVLSTHSIDEEYLGGKIEATWADNPVTKDAFEKFNERLKEIEAIIDARNTDLKLKNRTGAGIVPYQLLKPFSDSGLTGMGIPNSISI